In a genomic window of Streptomyces koelreuteriae:
- a CDS encoding VOC family protein, whose protein sequence is MSKTAHQDLHSERGALRGEHVGRSRNPVIKVADLAWLEFEKPDLDRAEVFARDFGFAIAARTERELWLRGTFAGSPCMVIRRGRTSRFIGPAFRAAERPDLDRLARATGTAVRDADVPGGGKAVALLDPSGFPVRVVVCGEDLSALPEQRPLPLNTGTGHPRTNATQRPPREPSRIQRLGHVVLETRVFTRALDWYLDTLGMIVSDFLFLDGQRERGPTMAFIRCDQGGLAVDHHTLAMHLGPGTGYVHSAYQVTDLDSIAAGGEYLSERGYRRSWGIGRHIQGSQLFDYWRDPDRLMLEHYADGDLFSCDIEPGWAPMSTSGLAQWGPPATRDFLGASPSPQRVRDVVQALRGDNELDPARLLGLLKAANS, encoded by the coding sequence ATGTCCAAGACGGCCCATCAGGACCTCCACAGCGAGCGGGGCGCCCTGCGTGGCGAGCACGTTGGCCGCTCCCGGAACCCGGTGATCAAGGTGGCCGACCTGGCCTGGCTGGAGTTCGAGAAGCCGGACCTGGACCGAGCCGAGGTCTTCGCCCGGGACTTCGGCTTCGCCATCGCCGCCCGCACCGAGCGGGAACTGTGGCTGCGCGGCACCTTCGCGGGCTCACCGTGCATGGTGATCCGGCGCGGCCGTACGTCCCGCTTCATCGGCCCGGCCTTCCGCGCGGCGGAGCGGCCCGACCTGGACCGGCTGGCCCGGGCCACGGGCACGGCCGTACGGGACGCCGATGTGCCGGGCGGCGGAAAGGCGGTCGCCCTGCTCGACCCCTCGGGCTTCCCCGTACGCGTGGTGGTGTGCGGCGAGGACCTGTCGGCCCTGCCCGAACAACGGCCGCTCCCCCTCAACACCGGCACCGGGCACCCCCGTACGAACGCCACGCAACGCCCCCCACGCGAACCGTCCCGGATCCAGCGACTGGGCCATGTCGTCCTGGAGACCCGCGTGTTCACCCGGGCCCTGGACTGGTACCTGGACACGCTCGGCATGATCGTGTCCGACTTCCTCTTCCTCGACGGGCAGCGCGAGCGCGGCCCGACCATGGCGTTCATCCGCTGCGACCAGGGCGGCCTCGCCGTGGACCACCACACGCTGGCGATGCATCTGGGGCCGGGCACGGGCTACGTCCACTCCGCCTACCAGGTGACCGACCTGGACTCGATCGCCGCCGGCGGCGAGTACCTGTCCGAGCGCGGCTACCGGCGCAGCTGGGGCATCGGCCGGCACATCCAGGGCAGCCAGCTCTTCGACTACTGGCGCGATCCCGACCGTCTCATGCTGGAGCACTACGCCGACGGCGACCTGTTCTCCTGCGACATCGAGCCGGGCTGGGCGCCCATGTCGACGAGCGGCCTGGCCCAGTGGGGCCCACCGGCCACCCGCGACTTCCTCGGCGCGAGCCCCTCCCCGCAACGGGTCCGCGACGTCGTCCAGGCCCTGCGGGGCGACAACGAACTGGACCCGGCACGGCTGCTGGGCCTGCTGAAGGCCGCGAATTCCTGA
- a CDS encoding TetR/AcrR family transcriptional regulator yields the protein MPSSAPPRNRFERRRAETRQALVRAARQILAETGDTSASIQLIAERADVGFGSFYNHFESKTELFDAAVRDALEELGQTFDEHLNGVDDPAELVATGFRLSARMADSRPELMQVLRHRGLGHIHSESGLAPRAVRDLEAGIASGRFTVTDPTVAVTALGGSLLALVELRFARPELDGDEAASNLAEMLLRMLGVPPEDARDVARRPLPDLD from the coding sequence ATGCCGTCGTCAGCCCCGCCCCGCAACCGCTTCGAACGGCGCCGTGCCGAGACCCGTCAGGCACTCGTCCGCGCGGCGCGGCAGATCCTCGCCGAGACCGGGGACACCAGCGCGAGCATCCAGCTGATCGCGGAGCGCGCGGACGTCGGCTTCGGCTCCTTCTACAACCACTTCGAGTCGAAGACGGAGCTGTTCGACGCGGCGGTGCGGGACGCCCTCGAAGAGCTGGGGCAGACCTTCGACGAGCATCTGAACGGCGTCGACGACCCGGCGGAACTCGTCGCGACCGGCTTCCGCCTCAGTGCGCGCATGGCCGACTCCCGGCCCGAGCTGATGCAGGTACTGCGCCACCGCGGCCTCGGACACATCCACTCGGAATCGGGCCTCGCCCCGCGCGCGGTGCGCGATCTGGAGGCCGGGATCGCCTCCGGCCGGTTCACCGTCACCGATCCCACCGTCGCCGTGACCGCCCTGGGCGGCTCCCTGCTGGCGCTGGTGGAACTGCGGTTCGCCCGGCCCGAGCTCGACGGCGACGAGGCCGCGTCCAACCTGGCCGAGATGCTGCTGCGCATGCTGGGAGTGCCGCCCGAGGACGCCCGTGACGTCGCCCGCCGCCCCCTGCCCGACCTCGACTGA
- a CDS encoding TetR/AcrR family transcriptional regulator, with protein sequence MTKPVVREPLRRNSRSNRARILATARQELGRNPDVTLEEIARAAGVVRRTLFGHFPGRAALLEALAEEASETLRGIAAGVPDAEEAPERALARFVLSIWPVGDRYRLLLSLARQDLGTQRVSETLAPARDEATAILERGQRAGVFHDHLPAAVLSAALEAVTLSLLESVNTGAWEDDGTRTAVATLVAAGVSDEAATSIVRDVASEMRDGDASDS encoded by the coding sequence ATGACCAAACCCGTCGTCCGTGAACCGCTGCGCCGCAACTCCCGCTCCAACCGCGCCCGCATCCTCGCCACCGCCCGGCAGGAACTCGGCCGGAACCCCGATGTGACCCTGGAGGAGATCGCCCGGGCCGCCGGGGTGGTCCGCCGTACGCTCTTCGGGCATTTCCCGGGGCGCGCGGCCCTGCTGGAGGCGCTCGCCGAGGAGGCGTCCGAGACCCTGCGCGGCATCGCGGCCGGGGTGCCCGACGCCGAGGAGGCGCCGGAGCGGGCCCTGGCCCGGTTCGTCCTGTCGATCTGGCCCGTCGGCGACCGCTACCGGCTGCTCCTCTCCCTCGCCCGCCAGGACCTGGGCACGCAGCGGGTGTCCGAGACCCTCGCCCCGGCCCGTGACGAGGCCACCGCGATCCTGGAGCGCGGGCAACGTGCGGGGGTGTTCCACGATCATCTGCCGGCGGCGGTGCTGAGCGCGGCGCTGGAGGCCGTCACCCTCTCCCTTCTGGAGAGCGTCAACACGGGCGCCTGGGAGGACGACGGGACCCGGACGGCGGTGGCCACGCTGGTCGCCGCGGGGGTGTCGGACGAGGCCGCGACGTCGATCGTGCGGGATGTGGCGTCGGAGATGCGGGACGGCGACGCTTCCGACAGCTGA
- a CDS encoding TetR/AcrR family transcriptional regulator: protein MTRPRRPAPATRARILEAARRELGRDPDSSLTDIAAAAGVVRRTVYGHFAGRSALVEGLAAEAAEALRDALATAPDPPSDAVTALRRFVLALWPVGDRYRILLRLAPQDLGTARVDEILAPARDRATAIIEHGQRQGVFRTAIPPAPLARALERLLLALLDCVNAGTWSDDGTRSARAALITVGADAPVDPRDELTSGSEAH from the coding sequence ATGACCCGCCCACGCCGCCCGGCACCCGCCACGAGGGCCCGCATCCTGGAAGCGGCGAGACGGGAACTGGGCCGCGACCCCGACAGCAGCCTCACGGACATCGCGGCGGCAGCCGGGGTGGTGCGCCGCACGGTCTACGGCCACTTCGCGGGCCGGTCCGCGCTGGTGGAAGGCCTTGCCGCCGAGGCCGCGGAGGCGCTGCGCGACGCCCTGGCGACGGCCCCGGATCCCCCTTCCGACGCCGTCACCGCGCTACGGCGCTTCGTCCTGGCGCTCTGGCCCGTCGGCGACCGCTATCGCATCCTGCTGAGACTCGCGCCGCAGGACCTGGGGACGGCACGGGTCGACGAGATCCTCGCCCCCGCACGTGACAGGGCGACGGCGATCATCGAACACGGACAGCGACAGGGCGTCTTCCGCACGGCCATCCCACCGGCCCCGCTCGCCAGAGCACTGGAGAGGCTCCTCCTCGCCCTCCTGGACTGCGTGAACGCCGGCACCTGGAGCGACGACGGGACGCGCAGCGCGAGGGCGGCACTGATCACGGTGGGGGCGGATGCCCCTGTGGACCCCCGGGATGAACTCACAAGCGGGTCAGAGGCCCACTGA
- a CDS encoding MFS transporter: MPLLADTPAEKMTAPYPRRWWALLVLCLSLLIVVMANTSLIVAAPDMTKDLGLTSSDLQWVVDGYTVPYAALMLVLGAIGDKYSRRGALILGLLIFAGGSVMGGMVDETTLVITARAIMGIGAAVVMPATLSLLVAIFPRRERAKAITAWSATSGLAIAAGPLAAGWLLESHAWGSTFLINVPIAVLGVVGALLLVPPSKAERMGAIDYVGGLLSIVSIGSLVYAAIEGPHFGWGTGPITAAVVAGVGLLAFVAWELRHPNPMLDVRKFRERPFSGSMLAVLFFFFGTFGSIYYATQFLQFVLGFSALETGVRLLPLAGAVFAGAAVTGRLAPKLGVKLVVGTGMALGTVGVLLLTRIESGSTYTDFLAPLLLLGFAIGLSLSPATDTIMGSFPESELGVGGGANDTALELGGALGIAVLGSLLATSYKDKLTDLVGGHLPAAAMDTAQDSVGGGLAVAQQVAKTPDGGVRQAQALIDAVHESFAHAIAQTSLVGAVIMAAGTMIVIAVLPGRKATVKPGDDDPVAEADRDEEYAESAQR; this comes from the coding sequence ATGCCGCTGCTTGCCGACACACCCGCCGAGAAGATGACAGCCCCCTATCCACGGCGCTGGTGGGCCCTGCTGGTGCTCTGCCTGAGCCTGCTGATCGTCGTCATGGCGAACACGTCGCTGATCGTGGCGGCGCCGGACATGACCAAGGACCTGGGCCTGACCAGCAGCGACCTGCAGTGGGTCGTCGACGGCTACACCGTCCCGTACGCCGCGCTGATGCTCGTCCTGGGCGCGATCGGCGACAAGTACAGCCGCCGCGGGGCACTGATCCTCGGTCTGCTGATCTTCGCGGGCGGCTCGGTGATGGGCGGCATGGTCGACGAGACCACCCTGGTCATCACGGCCCGCGCGATCATGGGCATAGGTGCCGCCGTCGTCATGCCGGCCACCCTGTCCCTGCTGGTCGCGATCTTCCCGAGGCGGGAGCGGGCCAAGGCCATCACGGCCTGGAGCGCCACCTCGGGCCTTGCCATCGCCGCCGGGCCGCTCGCCGCGGGCTGGCTGCTGGAGAGCCACGCCTGGGGCTCCACCTTCCTGATCAACGTCCCCATCGCGGTCCTCGGCGTCGTCGGCGCGCTCCTTCTGGTGCCGCCGTCCAAGGCCGAGCGGATGGGCGCGATCGACTACGTCGGCGGGCTGCTCTCCATCGTCTCCATCGGCTCCCTGGTCTACGCGGCCATCGAGGGCCCGCACTTCGGCTGGGGCACCGGCCCGATCACCGCGGCCGTGGTCGCCGGTGTCGGCCTGCTCGCCTTCGTCGCCTGGGAGCTGCGCCACCCCAACCCCATGCTGGACGTGCGCAAGTTCAGGGAGCGCCCCTTCAGCGGGTCGATGCTCGCGGTGCTGTTCTTCTTCTTCGGCACCTTCGGCTCGATCTACTACGCGACCCAGTTCCTGCAGTTCGTCCTCGGCTTCAGCGCGCTGGAGACCGGCGTACGGCTGCTGCCGCTGGCCGGAGCCGTCTTCGCCGGTGCCGCGGTCACCGGCCGGCTGGCCCCGAAGCTGGGCGTGAAGCTGGTGGTCGGGACCGGTATGGCGCTCGGCACGGTGGGCGTCCTGCTGCTCACGCGGATCGAGTCGGGCTCCACCTACACCGACTTCCTGGCGCCCCTGCTGCTGCTCGGCTTCGCGATCGGCCTGAGCCTGTCCCCGGCCACCGACACCATCATGGGCTCCTTCCCCGAGTCGGAACTGGGTGTCGGCGGCGGCGCCAACGACACCGCCCTGGAACTCGGCGGCGCCCTCGGTATCGCCGTCCTCGGCTCGCTCCTCGCCACGTCCTACAAGGACAAGCTGACCGACCTGGTCGGCGGTCACCTCCCGGCCGCCGCGATGGACACCGCCCAGGACTCGGTGGGCGGCGGCCTCGCGGTCGCCCAGCAGGTCGCGAAGACCCCCGACGGCGGCGTCCGGCAGGCCCAGGCGCTCATCGACGCGGTGCACGAGTCCTTCGCCCACGCCATCGCCCAGACCAGCCTCGTCGGCGCCGTCATCATGGCCGCCGGAACCATGATCGTCATCGCCGTGCTGCCCGGCCGCAAGGCCACGGTCAAGCCCGGCGACGACGACCCGGTGGCGGAGGCGGACCGGGACGAGGAGTACGCGGAGTCGGCCCAGCGGTGA